In one window of Trichoderma breve strain T069 chromosome 7 map unlocalized scaffold00008, whole genome shotgun sequence DNA:
- a CDS encoding major facilitator superfamily domain-containing protein, translating into MSQLHLKESDTFNDDVGRNSDDSKPINANTLFDSSSEPMADIEKSAAEDTHATNTDKHRFPETNLSEGIVGWDGQDDPENPQNFPSSRKWGLLALMAGITFVSPLASSMLSPAIGYVGADFGVSNEAILSLTVSIYLLGYSFGPLLLAPLSEIYGRRIVLSCANWFFVIWQIGCAKAPNIASLIVFRLLCGVGGSGCLTLGAGVIADLFPIESRGFATSLWSMGPLLGPVVGPICGGFISETVGWRWVFWVLLIVGGITSAGIEMLNRETYAPVLIEWKSRRLAKELGRDDLHSVYTRAGADGSTLSKLRTGMVRPILLFCKSPIVFLLSTYLALEYGLLYLFFTTIPSVFKDKYGFSTGLSGLAYLGIGIGFMGGLVLTALTNDRIMAKMAQRNGGKFEPEMRLPMMIFYAAFCPISFFWYGWTTDKGVHWIVPIIGMVPFGFAHAASGSAVLVASRSLLGALLPLAGPRLFASLGLGWGNSLLGFISLAFIPVPILFSRYGRAIRERYPVHL; encoded by the exons ATGTCGCAACTTCATTTAAAAGAAAGTGACACTTTCAACGATGATGTGGGAAGAAACAGCGACGATTCAAAGCCCATCAATGCGAATACTCTATTCGATAGCAGCTCGGAACCGATGGCAGACATTGAGAAATCAGCCGCAGAGGATACTCATGCTACGAATACAGACAAACATCGATTTCCAGAAACAAATCTCAGCGAAGGCATcgttggatgggatgggcaaGATGACCCTGAGAACCCCCAAAACTTTCCCTCAAGTCGCAAATGGGGgttgttggcgttgatggctGGCATCACTTTCGTCTCGCCGCTCGCGTCAAGTATGCTGTCGCCCGCTATTGGATACGTCGGAGCCGACTTCGGGGTCTCCAACGAGGCTATACTTTCCCTTACCGTGAGCATCTATTTGCTGGGCTACTCA TTTGGCCCCCTCTTACTAGCGCCTCTAAGCGAGATCTACGGTCGTCGAATAGTCCTTAGTTGTGCAAACTGGTTTTTTGTTATATGGCAGATTGGATGTGCCAAAGCCCCGAATATTGCAAGTCTGATTGTGTTCCGGCTGCTCTGTGGTGTGGGCGGTTCTGGCTGTTTGACTCTAGGAGCCGGCGTGATCGCCGACCTGTTCCCCATTGAGAGCCGTGGCTTTGCAACGTCTCTCTGGAGTATGGGGCCTTTGCTAGGCCCTGTTGTCGGACCAATTTGTGGAGGATTCATTAGCGAGACTGTGGGCTGGCGTTGGGTGTTTTGGGTTCTCCTGATAGTTGGAGGGATCACCTCCGCTGGCATTGAGATGCTCAATCGCGAGACTTACGCCCCTGTTCTCATTGAATGGAAAAGTAGGCGCCTCGCAAAGGAGCTTGGAAGAGACGATCTCCACAGTGTTTATACAAGGGCTGGAGCCGATGGGTCAACTTTGTCAAAGCTAAGAACAGGTATGGTACGACCGATTCTGTTGTTCTGCAAATCTCCCATCGTCTTTCTCCTTTCAACATATCTGGCTCTTGAGTATGGACTGCTCTATCTCTTCTTCACTACAATTCCTTCCGTGTTCAAAGACAAGTATGGCTTCTCAACCGGGTTATCGGGTTTGGCCTATCTGGGAATTGGCATCGGCTTCATGGGTGGATTGGTATTGACGGCCCTCACCAACGATCGGATCATGGCAAAAATGGCGCAGCGCAACGGCGGAAAATTTGAACCGGAGATGAGGCTGCCCATGATGATTTTCTACGCCGCATTTTGTcccatcagcttcttctggtaCGGTTGGACGACCGATAAAGGTGTTCATTGGATTGTCCCAATCATCGGCATGGTACCGTTTGGCTTCG CTCATGCGGCATCAGGCAGTGCAGTCCTTGTCGCCTCTCGATCTCTATTAGGCGCTCTGCTACCGCTTGCCGGCCCAAGGCTCTTCGCATCACTCGGCCTGGGATGGGGAAATTCCTTGCTAGGCTTCATTTCACTGGCATTCATTCCCGTTCCCATTTTATTCTCCAGATACGGAAGAGCCATCCGGGAGAGATATCCAGTGCATCTCTAA
- a CDS encoding fungal zn(2)-Cys(6) binuclear cluster domain-containing protein, with amino-acid sequence MDPQSSQRSQQLRKRRHQKPRVLLSCNTCRKDKLKCDRRKPCATCVKRHREASCTYGREWPAPANITGSSIINERLLFDDRLRSFDGRLRHLEDKLSKKTSSGPESRGSELPCPRTLRNGSDSVSCRVGSKPSLDSTSLHDASRPINNDTLFTNASHWSAIMNDATAELGRCNINVEDGIGNKQQRTCQGPALLTGFFKDTLFMEHLGKLPPRETADALVYRCLDSMEPFLITIHAPTFKQEYLEFWENPESFPPAWLSLLYGILCCSLSLPSDFEFYRIQSAAFLAKSDMAIPGKYKVEAAVVYLGMEYERTDNLKTDVSVLLGLVSRLAIVSGYHRDTQIHSQITIFEAEMRRRAWLTLLVTDCVVAYETGLPRVVPSGLGDAKRPRNLLDEDFDPYTLELPSARIATRACNKIIYMEKMNAILSMAADIADLTPDLASQPQKVASLCEQLNAIRDSIPTVLRIASTGSSIRDEKMAIWRSNLEMTYQRTCCVLHRPFLTKRTMDFQTQSFRETCVSAAERILELENEIFQVYSRKTSNRHKIWFQASRCVSDGLTAAMVVCLELVYRREAEGSTSPVDSDRLVQLLKSLYASWKSTPRISFEFDAATKILVVMLRRLGICKQNRSLDEASSSKQMEFYSSDVMLQEPCPTHDVEDEFPSSQNAIYELLSIDTMEDLFDWTLWDHEMHLLETRIYD; translated from the exons ATGGACCCTCAATCATCGCAGCGTTCCCAACAGCTTCGGAAAAGAAGACACCAAAAGCCACGAGTGCTCCTGTCTTGCAATACCTGTAGAAAAGACAA GTTGAAATGCGACCGGAGAAAGCCCTGCGCAACGTGCGTGAAACGACATCGGGAAGCATCTTGCACCTACGGCCGTGAATGGCCGGCCCCAGCGAATATTACAGGCAGTTCAATAATTAACGAGCGCCTGTTGTTTGACGACCGTTTACGTTCCTTTGACGGACGACTCCGGCATTTGGAAGATAAATTATCAAAGAAAACTTCATCTGGGCCCGAATCGCGAGGTTCTGAGTTGCCTTGTCCGAGGACGCTGCGCAATGGCTCCGATTCAGTATCCTGTCGAGTGGGTTCAAAGCCTTCGCTTGATTCGACTTCTTTGCATGATGCGTCACGACCGATAAATAACGATACGCTTTTCACAAATGCAAGTCATTGGTCGGCCATCATGAATGACGCT ACTGCTGAGCTTGGGAGGTGTAACAtcaatgttgaagatggtATCGGGAATAAGCAACAAAGAACTTGCCAAGGCCCAGCGTTACTCACAGGCTTTTTCAAAGACACGCTATTCATGGAGCACCTCGGAAAATTGCCACCGCGAGAAACCGCTGATGCGCTTGTGTACCGCTGTCTGGACTCTATGGAACCATTCCTGA TTACTATACACGCTCCAACCTTTAAACAAGAG TATTTGGAATTCTGGGAAAATCCTGAAAGCTTTCCCCCGGCCTGGCTGTCTCTGCTTTACGGGATTCTATGCTGCA GCTTGAGTCTGCCAAGCGATTTTGAGTTTTACCGTATCCAGAGCGCAGCTTTCTTGGCGAAATCCGATATGGCCATTCCTGGAAAATACAAGGTTGAGGCAGCTGTTGTGTATCTGGGAATGGAATACGAACGGACTGATAATCTGAAAACCGATGTCTCTGTTCTGCTGGGATTAGTGTCGCGGCTGGCCATTGTGAGTGGGTATCATCGTGACACTCAAATCCATAGCCAGATAACCATTTTCGAGGCAGAAATGCGCCGAAGAGCTTGGCTCACACTTTTGGTGACGGATTGTGTCGTAGCATACGAGACTGGGCTGCCTCGGGTGGTTCCCAGCGGACTGGGAGATGCGAAACGCCCTCGGAATTTGCtggatgaagactttgaccCCTACACTCTAGAGCTGCCATCAGCTCGCATCGCGACTAGGGCTTGCAACAAGATTATTTATATGGAAAAGATGAACGCGATATTGTCCATGGCTGCTGATATTGCGGATTTAACGCCTGATCTTGCATCTCAGCCTCAGAAAGTCGCCAGTCTATGCGAACAATTGAATGCTATCAGAGATAGTATCCCTACGGTCCTTCGTATTGCATCAACTGGGTCGTCCATTAGAGATGAGAAAATGGCCATTTGGAGATCTAATCTGGAGATGACATATCAGCGCACATGTTGTGTCCTACATCGACCATTCTTGACGAAGAGAACAATGGACTTCCAAACGCAGTCTTTTCGAGAGACGTGCGTTTCTGCAGCAGAAAGAATACTGGAATTAGAAAACGAGATCTTCCAAGTATATTCGCGTAAAACTTCGAACCGCCATAAAATTTGGTTCCAAGCTTCTCGCTGTGTTTCTGACGGGCTCACTGCTGCGATGGTAGTATGCCTAGAGCTAGTGTATCGGAGAGAAGCAGAGGGATCAACAAGTCCTGTGGACTCTGATCGCTTGGTTCAGCTACTGAAAAGCTTATATGCAAGCTGGAAAAGCACGCCAAGAATCTCTTTCGAGTTTGATGCAGCTACGAAGATTCTGGTCGTGATGTTACGTCGACTGGGAATCTGCAAGCAAAATCGAAGTTTGGATGAGGCCAGTTCATCTAAGCAAATGGAGTTCTATAGCTCAGACGTAATGCTTCAAGAACCTTGTCCTACACACGATGTGGAAGATGAGTTCCCCTCTTCACAAAATGCCATCTATGAGCTGCTTAGCATTGATACGATGGAAGATTTATTTGACTGG ACTCTTTGGGATCACGAGATGCATCTCCTTGAGACCAGAATATATGATTGA
- a CDS encoding GMC oxidoreductase domain-containing protein encodes MLWDYIFVGGGLSASVVSSRLHHLDPALKILVIEAGGNANNDPSVVYPNSTNLIGGEYDWKYETIPQVNLDNRQVSLPCGKALGGGTVINSGGWIRGDKFDFDLWGDTVGDHRWSYAGLLPYMKLTETAPAPVKNTAEHGTDGPMQIQGIVSTHREFPLRNQTLQSWQAVGVHPLPNNDGNAGNPLGIGDLFENKNQGRREIADNVFKLTGITVLTETLVSKVLLSTPKSHNQSPEATGVQLANGTKIQGKEIILAAGAIRTAQLLMLSGIGPSDELHKFKIPVVLNQPEVGKNFADHGLFGALWALKDPSAGYAIGSANPLFNEPQYGWGTPADFLVSTGITDKAGLAAAIEKDEGKKPDPKKHPLLKQDRTFNEHVFQYAGTPDGSAVTFALINLLPTSRGSVTLKSANINDVPNIDPNYHATEVDKFVAREGIRLQIAFANSNRTVIGRDIIAGELGAPGFNETFNTQSTDAYIDARIAAGLGSTFHPMGTAAMGKVVDTNLKVKGINKLRIVDTSVFPVVITAHLQVATYATAYQAADIIYNSLKCSK; translated from the exons ATGCTTTGGGATTACATTTTCGTTGGAGGTGGCCTCTCGGCCTCGGTTGTGTCTAGCCGTCTCCATCACCTCGACCCAGCACTCAAGATCCTCGTCATCGAAGCTGGAGGCAACGCCAACAATGACCCCAGCGTAGTTTACCCCAACTCTACAAACCTCATCGGAGGGGAGTATGATTGGAAGTATGAGACGATTCCGCAAGTGAATCTGGACAATCGCCAGGTATCTCTGCCATGCGGTAAAGCTCTTGGAGGTGGCACTGTCATCAACTCAG GTGGCTGGATTCGTGGTGACAAGTTTGACTTCGACCTGTGGGGCGACACAGTTGGTGACCATCGCTGGTCTTATGCTGGTCTGCTCCCGTATATGAAGTTGACCGAGACTGCTCCTGCACCTGTCAAAAACACTGCCGAGCATGGCACAGATGGCCCTATGCAAATCCAGGGCATTGTATCGACTCACAGAGAATTCCCTCTGCGCAACCAGACTCTTCAATCCTGGCAAGCAGTTGGCGTCCATCCACTCCCTAACAATGATGGCAACGCCGGCAACCCTCTCGGTATTGGTGATCTCTtcgaaaacaaaaaccagGGTCGCCGTGAGATAGCCGATAATGTCTTCAAGTTGACCGGCATAACTGTTCTCACGGAAACTCTAGTTTCCAAGGTCCTTCTAAGCACTCCCAAATCGCATAACCAATCGCCTGAAGCCACTGGAGTTCAGCTCGCAAACGGCACGAAGATTCAAGGCAAAGAGATTATCCTTGCAGCGGGCGCTATCCGAACTGCCCAGCTCCTCATGCTCTCTGGAATTGGACCGTCTGATGAGTTGCACAAGTTTAAAATTCCCGTCGTCCTGAACCAGCCTGAAGTCGGCAAGAACTTTGCGGACCATGGTCTTTTTGGAGCACTTTGGGCTCTGAAAGATCCCTCCGCCGGTTATGCTATCGGATCTGCCAACCCGCTCTTCAACGAGCCTCAATATGGCTGGGGCACTCCGGCTGATTTCCTCGTCTCCACCGGTATCACCGACAAGGCTGGactggctgctgctatcGAGAAGGATGAGGGCAAGAAGCCTGATCCCAAGAAGCACCCACTGCTGAAGCAGGACCGCACTTTCAACGAGCATGTATTCCAGTATGCCGGTACTCCAGACGGCTCAGCTGTCACCTTTGCTCTGATCAATCTCTTGCCCACATCCAGGGGTAGCGTCACTCTCAAGTCCGCCAACATCAATGATGTGCCTAACATTGATCCCAACTACCACGCGACTGAGGTTGACAAGTTTGTTGCCCGCGAGGGTATTCGCCTGCAAATTGCATTTGCCAACTCCAACCGTACCGTTATTGGTCGTGATATTATTGCCGGCGAGCTTGGCGCTCCAGGTTTCAATGAGACATTCAATACACAGTCAACAGATGCTTACATTGATGCTCGTATTGCTGCTGGTCTTGG ATCTACATTCCACCCCATGGGAACTGCAGCTATGGGCAAGGTGGTTGACACCAATCTTAAAGTCAAGGGTATCAACAAGCTTCGTATTGTTGATACCTCTGTTTTCCCTGTTGTCATTACCGCTCATCTTCAAGTTGCTACATATGCGACAGCATACCAGGCAGCTgatattatttataatagtcTCAAGTGTTCCAAATAG
- a CDS encoding major facilitator superfamily domain-containing protein, with amino-acid sequence MAASKDMEASPQATHQEVPGISEKSLDGDEETSRYVDGPGIEIDKATNKRLFWKINRRILAIQLVTYFCQSLDKGTLNFASIMGIKTDAHLVGQQYSWLGTILYLGILVGEYPQNFLLQKLPVGKLLAANVFCWGTVVACSAATTNFGGLMALRFLLGFFESCVQPAMMLLTSMWYTREEQSMLNSLWYCMTGLQLMVGGLLAFGVSHFTNGPIKNWQLLFLVLGLAAVVWSFFIAILLPDSPMKAKCYSEEDKRLMVERVRHNETGIQNKKYKKYQIIEALTDPLVWCCVLLITVANLVIGGLGVFSNLIIEQFGFTLLQTQLLNIAQGGLTIIVMVSSAWASQKSGQTCLIMLLWTIPAIVGTIVILVVTPNSSNAGGMLIAFYCTQFFLAQGNMIISLVTRNIAGQTKKGITMTLVFVGWAVGNLIAPQIFQEKDAPRYLPGFIVHLVVYGVYLLLVVVTRIVLLARNRNKAAQVAEITHDLAFQDLTDRENPNFRYVY; translated from the exons ATGGCCGCCTCCAAGGACATGGAAGCTTCTCCGCAGGCCACCCATCAAGAGGTACCTGGCATATCGGAGAAGTCTCTcgacggcgatgaagaaACCAGCCGCTATGTGGATGGTCCAGGGATTGAGATTGACAAGGCGACCAACAAGCGCCTGTTTTGGAAGATTAACCGGCGCATTCTTGCGATCCAGCTGGTCACCTACTTCTGCCAGTCCTTGGATAAGGGAACGTTGAACTTTGCGTCTATCATGGGTATCAAGACCGATGCCCATCTCGTGGGGCAACAA TATTCGTGGCTTGGAACCATTCTATACCTGGGTATCCTCGTTGGAGAATATCCACAAAACTTTCTGTTGCAGAAACTGCCCGTAGGGAAACTCCTCGCTGCCAATGTGTTCTGTTGGGGAACCGTGGTGGCATGTTCCGCTGCGACGACCAATTTTGGTGGACTTATGGCTCTTCGGTTTCTGTTGGGCTTTTTCGAGAGTTGTGTGCAGCCAGCAATGATGTTATT GACTTCTATGTGGTAcacaagagaagaacaaTCTATGTTGAACTCACTCTGGTACTGCATGACAGGACTGCAACTAATG GTTGGCGGTCTTCTTGCCTTTGGAGTCTCACATTTCACCAACGGTCCAATTAAAAACTGGCAactgctcttcctcgtcctcggccTGGCGGCAGTCGTATGGTCCTTTTTCATAGCCATTCTTCTCCCCGACAGCCCTATGAAAGCCAAGTGCTACAGTGAAGAAGATAAGCGTCTTATGGTCGAACGTGTACGTCACAACGAAACCGGTATCCAAAACAAGAAGTACAAAAAGTATCAGATTATCGAGGCACTCACGGATCCTCTCGTCTGGTGTTGCGTCCTGCTTATTACAGTCGCAAACTTGGTCATTGGCGGACTTGGCGTTTTCTCCAATCTTATTATTGAACAATTTGGCTTTACCCTGCTCCAGacacagcttctcaatatTGCCCAAGGTGGTTTAACAATAATTGTCATGGTCTCATCGGCATGGGCGTCTCAAAAGTCAGGGCAGACATGTCTCATTATGCTG CTTTGGACAATCCCAGCTATTGTCGGCACCATCGTCATTCTCGTCGTGACTCCAAATTCATCAAATGCCGGCGGCATGCTGATTGCCTTTTACTGCACACAATTCTTTCTTGCTCAAGGCAACATGATCATTTCTCTCGTCACACGTAACATAGCTgggcagacgaagaagggcATCACCATGACTCTGGTCTTTGTTGGCTGGGCGGTGGGTAACCTGATCGCCCCGCAGATCTTCCAGGAGAAGGATGCTCCTAGATATCTACCAGGCTTTATTGTGCACCTTGTCGTTTATGGAGTGTATCTGCTCTTGGTGGTGGTTACAAGGATTGTTCTTCTGGCAAGAAACCGAAACAAGGCAGCGCAGGTCGCCGAGATCACTCATGATCTGGCGTTTCAGGATTTGACTGATCGAGAGAATCCGAACTTTCGCTATGTTTACTAA
- a CDS encoding glycosyl hydrolase family 88 domain-containing protein — translation MLQLEPPASVSVTNGTDQSPGYLPPDESQMRPEWLLDQAKNTAKQQLSSILVPEHQYLTNGKQPKRSLLQGLYSSNVVAKIWGVAAPALFKSEPPTLYPEYTKPGGTRYVFRELDFWTSGFFPGSLYLLLERERRFKRELAMIQEPSVSSSILHPMHLEFACKWWTTNLHQNSTLASTHDLGFMIFPWAKLAWTLDHDILARDTIIRASRVLASRYVPATGAIRSWDTCTTLRYSFTDPTKDFLFIIDNMMNLDMLFWTASETGDQDMYQIAVNHAKKTQACHIRTDYSTTHLVVLDPNTGSVKSRLTNQGYSDTSSWTRGQAWAIAGFAQTYNWTRDASFLETSRACADYFLSKLPANGVPPWDFCAPTDSEQPPDTSAAVIAAYGMLLIHEALHMTPQSCFVATTSTLDTVEQNMQNVQTEFTVIQDDAIPQTILGGATINNYEFAPRRWANHGLVYADYYFLLLGNKLLEMQATMSLSDIQI, via the exons ATGCTACAACTAGAACCCCCTGCCTCTGTGTCCGTCACCAACGGCACAGATCAGAGTCCAGGCTATTTACCGCCGGATGAATCTCAGATGCGCCCTGAATGGCTGCTGGACCAA GCTAAGAACACGGCAAAACAACAGCTTTCCAGCATATTGGTTCCAGAACATCAATATCTTACGAACGGAAAGCAGCCTAAACGATCGCTATTACAAGGTCTTTATTCGAGCAATGTGGTGGCCAAGATCTGGGGAGTAGCAGCGCCTGCTCTGTTCAAG TCAGAGCCGCCTACACTATATCCCGAGTACACCAAGCCGGGTGGAACACGATATGTATTTCGGGAGCTCGATTTCTGGACGTCGGGATTTTTTCCTGGCAGTCTATACTTGCTCCTCGAGAGAGAGCGACGCTTCAAGCGAGAGCTTGCCATGATACAAGAGCCATCAGTGTCTTCTTCAATACTCCATCCTATGCATCTCGA ATTCGCTTGCAAGTGGTGGACGACCAACCTCCATCAGAACTCGACGCTGGCCTCCACGCATGACCTCGGCTTCATGATCTTCCCTTGGGCAAAGCTCGCTTGGACACTCGATCACGACATACTTGCGCGAGATACTATAATACGAGCATCACGGGTGTTGGCATCGCGATACGTGCCAGCTACTGGGGCGATACGATCCTGGGATACTTGCACGACGTTGCGGTATTCGTTCACAGATCCGACAAAAgactttcttttcatcatc GATAACATGATGAACCTGGACATGCTCTTCTGGACGGCCTCGGAGACTGGAGACCAAGACATGTACCAAATCGCCGTGAACCATGCAAAGAAAACGCAAGCATGTCACATCAGGACCGACTACTCCACGACACATCTCGTGGTTCTCGATCCGAATACTGGTAGCGTCAAATCTCGACTGACAAACCAAGGATACTCCGACACATCGTCATGGACGCGCGGCCAGGCGTGGGCCATTGCAGGCTTTGCGCAAACATACAACTGGACGCGAGATGCATCTTTTCTCGAAACTTCTCGAGCGTGTGCAGACTACTTTCTCAGTAAGCTGCCTGCCAACGGCGTGCCGCCCTGGGACTTTTGCGCTCCAACGGATTCTGAGCAACCGCCTGACACCAGTGCGGCGGTAATTGCTGCTTATGGTATGCTTCTCATCCATGAGGCACTT CACATGACTCCACAAAGTTGCTTCGTAGCGACAACATCTACTTTGGATACTGTAGAGCAAAATATGCAGAACGTACAGACGGAGTTTACGGTAATCCAGGATGATGCCATCCCACAGACCATCCTCGGAGGCGCCACGATCAATAACTACGAGTTTGCTCCAAGGCGCTGGGCTAACCATGGTCTTGTGTACGCCGATTATTATTTCTTGCTGCTCGGGAACAAActcttggagatgcaggcaACAATGTCTCTATCAGATATACAGATTTAG
- a CDS encoding fungal specific transcription factor domain-containing protein, which translates to MMPVDDVEAEDVQGSATGSEDKQAASKKRKLSSRDDNQENEGPACQNCRKKKSACSRTQPCSACVRYNVECVYYDGRAKTGVRTGAIESINQRIASLEQMFLGQSILWNQLFGGLNSPTSGSVENTSTDGFTQENLEQSITQLRNRLASTVQNKQQPAIQNLDGPSQLPKSLSSSAPGATSEARLPPDDLMDALIEIYFEQVHQWIPMLHVLHFRQRLLMPNGRESASTIFYAITSLCARFSNDPRLGHGAEKTAYARQCRQVVILRSMESFSVENLQALTICSFDLIGGGRGPSAWSIVGSMTRTVEQLQLSVEEEDQNKPLTKTLIRRMNFLPRCRSWSETEERRRVFWNIFIMDRFCSIATGWNFSLTSADVKRRLPCEGSLWERGQPLDVPTPYFGIADLTSRANPAVPTARPDGEDQDLLGGFAFCIEATESLSLVTSFFLQHDLDFSDPHQFQLWLVRFKQLDLRLIQWKIFLPKPWREACVLNADGNMDPNLTLAHMTHNTAVILLHQVIAFPLPEWQSQRLRLPSLSSAETCFAAATEVSIIAEAYLQRSTSLTNPQFAFCLFICGRLLLAYSSYHSQPLAPSFNSLVSSLYNISSRWNGPFSDDTNGETHNLASKFATRLTQARQHDQHILDIREPVYSDDQYIDKTTVNANRREGSGSGPGSFTHGVDTTGVGVPTPSLSDLHGASPDSISMAFPPLPLSLQGQISYNGHSKSMPIESPRAGVAIGVQPADPMMADVHSYDGVDAFLDPSFPPDQRVSVFSYSNNM; encoded by the exons ATGATGCCTGTCGACGATGTAGAAGCTGAGGATGTGCAAGGCTCCGCTACCGGCTCTGAGGATAAGCAAGCCGCCTCTAAAAAGCGAAAGCTCTCCAGCAGGGACGATAATCAGGAAAATGAAGGTCCCGCTTGCCAAAATTGtcgaaagaaaaagtcagCATGTTCGAGAACCCAGCCATGCTCCGCATGCGTGAGATACA ATGTCGAGTGTGTCTATTACGATGGAAGAGCCAAAACGGGTGTTCGCACTGGCGCCATTGAGAGCATCAACCAAAGGATTG CGTCGCTGGAGCAAATGTTCCTTGGCCAAAGCATCTTGTGGAACCAATTGTTTGGGGGCTTGAATTCTCCCACGAGCGGAAGCGTCGAGAACACAAGCACGGATGGATTTACACAAGAAAACTTGGAGCAGTCCATTACCCAATTACGGAATCGACTGGCTTCTACCGTACAAAACAAGCAACAACCCGCGATACAGAACTTAGATGGGCCATCCCAATTGCCAAAGTCTCTTAGCAGCAGCGCACCTGGAGCTACCAGTGAAGCTCGATTACCGCCAGACGACCTCATGGACGCGCTCATCGAGATATACTTTGAACAAGTGCACCAATGGATCCCAATGCTTCATGTTCTGCACTTTCGCCAGCGGTTATTAATGCCCAATGGGCGCGAAAGCGCGTCTACCATTTTCTACGCCATTACATCGCTATGTGCACGATTTTCCAATGACCCACGTCTCGGCCACGGCGCTGAAAAGACGGCCTACGCTCGACAATGCCGACAGGTAGTGATACTTCGCAGCATGGAGTCTTTCTCAGTGGAAAACCTACAAGCTTTGACTATTTGTTCTTTTGATTTG ATTGGTGGCGGGCGAGGTCCTTCTGCATGG TCGATTGTTGGCAGCATGACGCGAACAGTTGAGCAACTTCAGCTCAgtgtagaagaagaggatcagAATAAGCCACTCACCAAGACATTAATCAGGCGCATGAACTTTCTACCCCGGTGCCGCAGTTGGAGCGAGACCGAAGAGCGTCGGCGCGTCTTTTGGAATATATTTATAATGGATCGCTTCTGCAGCATTGCCACGGGATGGAACTTCTCTCTCACCAGTGCCGATGTCAAACGAAGACTTCCTTGCGAAGGCAGCCTCTGGGAACGTGGCCAGCCACTCGACGTACCCACGCCCTACTTTGGCATCGCAGACCTAACCTCGCGGGCTAATCCAGCCGTACCGACAGCTCGACCTGATGGTGAAGACCAAGATCTTTTGGGCGGTTTCGCCTTCTGTATCGAGGCAACGGAGAGCTTGAGCCTGGTTACCTCGTTCTTCCTTCAGCATGACTTAGACTTTAGCGACCCTCACCAGTTTCAGCTGTGGTTGGTCCGCTTCAAGCAGCTTGACTTGCGATTGATTCA ATGGAAAATCTTTCTACCCAAGCCATGGCGAGAGGCGTGTGTCCTCAACGCGGATGGCAATATGGACCCCAATCTCACCCTGGCGCACATGACGCACAATACTGCGGTAATTCTGCTCCACCAAGTTATTGCGTTCCCATTGCCTGAGTGGCAGAGCCAACGGCTACGATTGCCATCCCTATCGAGTGCAGAAACCTGCTTTGCGGCCGCGACCGAAGTGAGCATCATTGCAGAGGCATATTTGCAACGCTCAACTTCCTTGACCAACCCCCAGTTCGCATTCTGTCTGTTCATCTGCGGGAGGTTACTTTTAGCCTATTCCTCTTATCACAGCCAGCCCCTAGCCCCTTCATTCAACTCGCTGGTCTCCAGTCTTTATAACATCTCTAGTCGCTGGAACGGACCCTTTAGCGATGATACAAATGGGGAGACACACAACTTGGCGTCCAAATTCGCCACACGACTAACGCAGGCACGGCAGCACGACCAACACATTCTCGACATACGGGAGCCAGTATATTCGGACGACCAGTACATTGATAAGACGACAGTCAACGCCAACAGGCGTGAGGGTTCGGGCTCAGGCCCAGGCTCTTTTACCCACGGTGTTGACACTACCGGCGTCGGCGTGCCCACTCCCTCACTTAGTGATCTCCACGGGGCATCACCCGACAGCATATCGATGGCTTTTCCACCTTTACCGCTAAGTTTACAGGGCCAAATATCCTACAACGGTCACTCAAAGTCCATGCCAATTGAGTCTCCTCGGGCTGGTGTTGCAATAGGTGTACAGCCCGCAGATCCCATGATGGCCGATGTTCACTCTtatgatggcgttgatgctTTTCTCGATCCATCTTTTCCACCCGATCAGAGGGTGAGCGTTTTTTCTTATTCAAACAACATGTAA